Within Gammaproteobacteria bacterium, the genomic segment TGATATTGACGATGTTGCGGTTGATCTCTTCCGCCACCTTGCTCTGCTCTTCGGCCGCGCTCGCGATCTGCGTGTTCATGTCACTGATGTTGGCCGCGACCTGCGTGATCGACTCCAGCGATACCCCG encodes:
- a CDS encoding methyl-accepting chemotaxis protein; this encodes GVSLESITQVAANISDMNTQIASAAEEQSKVAEEINRNIVNISQVAGQATTGTQQTAEASNELARLATGLQSLVARFRLA